From a single Sander vitreus isolate 19-12246 chromosome 2, sanVit1, whole genome shotgun sequence genomic region:
- the LOC144536951 gene encoding CD276 antigen homolog isoform X2 gives MASIDILLFFTAIYIRTVNTQAAFVNVECQAENVGQYGQQSLLQCVIKTTQDVADPEIRVVVWKKEGLEKQVKNNPLLLFNRGEMNLKPGYSFAEPSWNERNMNVSLLITNTAVEQEGDYTCSVITNSGDGSSSTSLKVTAKYNKPTIHSNPETIPLNTDVTLMCSSDGGYPKGQLRWFDENNMEWTKSSQMEAKPTEIGLFHLSSKLSLLKGSIFTKYTCKVFNASGDKEEEATFEVQHDVTPGSQKMEDLGPASKIVAPVVVIGSLIVGLLLALLIYRKRSQRGHCVLTARAYDDGDLQERDKTCQVRLA, from the exons ATGGCCTCGATAGATATCCTCCTTTTTTTCACTGCCATCTACATCAGAACAGTAAATACACAAGCAG CTTTTGTAAATGTGGAATGCCAGGCTGAAAACGTGGGACAGTATGGCCAGCAGTCACTGCTGCAGTGTGTTATCAAAACCACACAAGACGTGGCAGACCCAGAAATCCGGGTGGTCGTTTGGAAGAAAGAGGGACTCGAAAAGCAAGTAAAGAACAACCCCTTACTGCTTTTTAACAGAGGGGAAATGAATCTCAAACCAGGCTATTCTTTTGCTGAGCCATCCTGGAATGAGAGAAACATGAACGTATCCCTGCTCATCACCAACACTGCTGTAGAGCAAGAGGGAGATTATACATGTTCGGTGATAACAAACAGCGGTGACGGCTCCAGCAGCACCAGCCTTAAGGTCACAG ccaaatacaacaaaccaacTATCCACTCCAACCCTGAGACAATACCTCTTAATACAGATGTTACCCTGATGTGCAGTTCTGATGGTGGCTACCCAAAAGGTCAACTTCGCTGGTTTGATGAGAACAACATGGAGTGGACAAAAAGCTCTCAAATGGAGGCAAAGCCAACAGAAATTGGTCTGTTTCACCTCTCTAGCAAGCTATCTTTGCTGAAAGGATCCATTTTCACCAAATACACCTGCAAAGTGTTCAATGCCAGtggagacaaagaggaagaggCCACATTTGAAGTACAACATGACGTCACACCAG GGTCACAGAAGATGGAAGATTTGGGTCCAGCCTCCAAAATAGTCGCTCCTGTGGTGGTTATCGGATCTCTGATCGTAGGGTTGCTGTTGGCGCTGCTGATCTATAGAAAGCGATCTCAAC GTGGCCATTGTGTGCTCACTGCACGCGCTTACGATGACG GTGATCTTCAGGAGAGGGATAAAACATGCCAAGTCAGACTGGCCTGA
- the LOC144536951 gene encoding CD276 antigen homolog isoform X1, which translates to MASIDILLFFTAIYIRTVNTQAAFVNVECQAENVGQYGQQSLLQCVIKTTQDVADPEIRVVVWKKEGLEKQVKNNPLLLFNRGEMNLKPGYSFAEPSWNERNMNVSLLITNTAVEQEGDYTCSVITNSGDGSSSTSLKVTAKYNKPTIHSNPETIPLNTDVTLMCSSDGGYPKGQLRWFDENNMEWTKSSQMEAKPTEIGLFHLSSKLSLLKGSIFTKYTCKVFNASGDKEEEATFEVQHDVTPGSQKMEDLGPASKIVAPVVVIGSLIVGLLLALLIYRKRSQQVRRQSTTPLMGGHCVLTARAYDDGDLQERDKTCQVRLA; encoded by the exons ATGGCCTCGATAGATATCCTCCTTTTTTTCACTGCCATCTACATCAGAACAGTAAATACACAAGCAG CTTTTGTAAATGTGGAATGCCAGGCTGAAAACGTGGGACAGTATGGCCAGCAGTCACTGCTGCAGTGTGTTATCAAAACCACACAAGACGTGGCAGACCCAGAAATCCGGGTGGTCGTTTGGAAGAAAGAGGGACTCGAAAAGCAAGTAAAGAACAACCCCTTACTGCTTTTTAACAGAGGGGAAATGAATCTCAAACCAGGCTATTCTTTTGCTGAGCCATCCTGGAATGAGAGAAACATGAACGTATCCCTGCTCATCACCAACACTGCTGTAGAGCAAGAGGGAGATTATACATGTTCGGTGATAACAAACAGCGGTGACGGCTCCAGCAGCACCAGCCTTAAGGTCACAG ccaaatacaacaaaccaacTATCCACTCCAACCCTGAGACAATACCTCTTAATACAGATGTTACCCTGATGTGCAGTTCTGATGGTGGCTACCCAAAAGGTCAACTTCGCTGGTTTGATGAGAACAACATGGAGTGGACAAAAAGCTCTCAAATGGAGGCAAAGCCAACAGAAATTGGTCTGTTTCACCTCTCTAGCAAGCTATCTTTGCTGAAAGGATCCATTTTCACCAAATACACCTGCAAAGTGTTCAATGCCAGtggagacaaagaggaagaggCCACATTTGAAGTACAACATGACGTCACACCAG GGTCACAGAAGATGGAAGATTTGGGTCCAGCCTCCAAAATAGTCGCTCCTGTGGTGGTTATCGGATCTCTGATCGTAGGGTTGCTGTTGGCGCTGCTGATCTATAGAAAGCGATCTCAAC AGGTGCGGAGACAGTCCACAACACCCCTTATGG GTGGCCATTGTGTGCTCACTGCACGCGCTTACGATGACG GTGATCTTCAGGAGAGGGATAAAACATGCCAAGTCAGACTGGCCTGA
- the jpt1a gene encoding jupiter microtubule associated homolog 1a: protein MTTTTTYQGMEPGSKSSSRVLRPPGGASNITFGADEKKPPVRKDKMASSVFAEPEDPYANRRNNPPGGKPTGVLCGESSAPLRRGGNQTSNQSADAPATDGENFVRDYENSAPEPEAVPEQKEEAPPADDPAGGVPSGRRNPPGGKSSLILG, encoded by the exons ATGACGACGACCACGACATATCAAGGGATGGAGCCCGGCTCTAAAAGCAGTTCCAG GGTTTTGCGCCCTCCTGGTGGCGCCTCCAACATTACATTTGGTGCAGATGAGAAGAAGCCTCCCGTCCGGAAAGACAAGATGGCCTCCAGTGTTTTCGCTGAGCCAGAGGACCCCTATGCCAATCGAAGGAACAATCCACCAG GTGGGAAGCCCACAGGTGTGCTTTGTGGTGAGTCATCAGCCCCcctgaggagaggagggaacCAGACCAGCAACCAATCTGCAGACGCCCCCGCCACA GATGGAGAAAATTTTGTACGTGATTATG AAAACAGTGCTCCTGAGCCTGAAGCCGTTCCAGAGCAGAAGGAGGAGGCCCCTCCAGCAGACGATCCCGCTGGAGGAGTACCGTCTGGTCGCAGGAATCCCCCTGGGGGCAAGTCCAGCCTCATTCTGGGTTGA